One genomic segment of Leptolyngbya sp. CCY15150 includes these proteins:
- a CDS encoding D-alanyl-D-alanine carboxypeptidase: MLYRIDDTRIMHHAQLALVGFLFAWMGGGEVQVLRPSNLSSWIEEMTWIQPFKPIVLSPTPETDAIAQRYLAALDDLGFASEEQGIWLQVGDDVVLDHEGTTPLSAASLTKIATTLVALDEWGPDHRFATVLATTGPVENGVLQGNLIIQGDGDPFFVWEEAIVLGNALNQAGITQVAGDVVVVGNFVMNYETDPLVAGELFVQALNSQDWDGEVADQYARLPENTPKPTVAIAGSVTAAWQMPTRAVPILQRDSLPLSQILKAMNIYSNNTMSEVMAEALGGADVVAERAAAIAGVPGEEIQLINGSGLGEENRVSPRASVAMLIAIQRDMQETQLTVSDLFPVAGRDEGTLLSRDLPTLAAVKTGTLNQVSALAGAFPTQRGVVWFALINRGWDLDSFRQQQDVLLQQVLAEWDPVAIAPRELRPDNTENPEDLLGAPERTRQLTETAQTADSNTLDF, encoded by the coding sequence CCCCTCAAACCTATCCAGTTGGATTGAGGAGATGACCTGGATTCAGCCGTTTAAGCCTATTGTCCTCAGCCCGACGCCCGAAACCGATGCGATCGCTCAACGCTATCTGGCAGCCCTTGATGATTTAGGCTTTGCCAGCGAAGAGCAAGGCATCTGGCTGCAGGTGGGGGATGATGTGGTGCTGGATCATGAAGGGACAACTCCCCTGTCGGCTGCGTCTCTGACCAAAATTGCCACGACCCTTGTGGCCCTGGACGAATGGGGCCCAGATCATCGGTTTGCCACGGTTCTGGCTACCACGGGGCCAGTTGAAAATGGTGTCCTCCAAGGCAATTTGATCATCCAGGGGGACGGCGATCCCTTTTTCGTGTGGGAGGAGGCGATCGTTTTGGGTAATGCCCTGAATCAAGCAGGCATCACCCAGGTGGCCGGGGATGTGGTGGTGGTGGGCAATTTTGTCATGAACTACGAAACGGATCCTTTGGTGGCGGGGGAGCTGTTTGTGCAGGCCTTGAACTCTCAGGACTGGGATGGTGAGGTGGCGGATCAATATGCGCGGTTACCTGAAAATACGCCCAAACCCACGGTGGCGATCGCTGGCTCGGTGACGGCAGCCTGGCAGATGCCCACGCGGGCCGTACCGATTTTGCAGCGCGACTCCCTGCCCCTGTCGCAAATCCTTAAGGCCATGAACATCTACAGCAACAACACCATGTCGGAGGTGATGGCGGAGGCGCTGGGCGGTGCAGATGTGGTGGCGGAACGGGCGGCGGCGATCGCTGGCGTGCCGGGGGAAGAAATTCAGCTGATCAATGGATCGGGTCTAGGGGAAGAAAACCGGGTCTCGCCAAGGGCGTCGGTGGCGATGCTGATCGCCATTCAGCGGGATATGCAGGAGACTCAACTGACGGTCTCTGATCTCTTTCCCGTGGCGGGGCGTGATGAAGGCACCCTGCTCTCCCGCGATCTTCCCACCCTGGCCGCTGTGAAAACCGGTACCCTCAACCAAGTGAGCGCCCTAGCTGGAGCCTTTCCCACCCAGCGCGGCGTGGTGTGGTTTGCCTTGATTAATCGCGGCTGGGATCTCGATAGCTTTCGCCAGCAGCAGGATGTGTTGCTACAGCAGGTGTTGGCAGAGTGGGATCCAGTGGCGATCGCTCCCCGTGAGCTACGCCCCGACAATACGGAAAACCCTGAGGATTTACTGGGAGCCCCAGAACGGACAAGGCAACTGACGGAAACGGCTCAGACGGCTGATAGCAATACTCTAGATTTCTGA
- a CDS encoding ABC transporter permease yields MNWWQKLSKNNLARFGATVLILFYLTVGLAEFVAPYDPYESQLDGSLLPPTQIYWRNASGQFIGPHVYPTTQGPVSLETGKRELIADDSQPSPIRLFVRGDAYQFLRVTLPLPVNLGSGGDRIFEEVTLFPGIPGDRHLFGTVGEGRLNLLGTDEQARDQLSRLIHGGRISLSIGLIGIAISFPLGMLVGGISGYFGGMVDATLMRLVEVLMTIPTIYLLVALAAVLPVGLSSSQRFMLIILITSFVSWSGLARVIRGQVLSIKEREFVQAAQAMGAKPLYIIVRHVLPQTATYVIIAATLSIPSFIIAEAVLSLIGLGIQQPDPSWGNMLSLATNASVLVLQPWLVWSPAVLIVLTVLSFNLLGDGLRDALDPRSLQRR; encoded by the coding sequence ATGAACTGGTGGCAAAAACTCTCGAAGAATAACCTGGCTCGCTTCGGTGCAACGGTCTTGATCCTGTTCTACCTAACCGTAGGATTGGCAGAATTTGTAGCGCCCTACGATCCCTACGAGTCTCAGCTGGATGGATCGCTGCTGCCGCCCACCCAAATCTACTGGCGGAATGCATCCGGGCAGTTTATTGGCCCCCATGTTTATCCCACCACCCAAGGGCCCGTAAGCCTAGAAACTGGCAAACGGGAACTAATTGCCGACGATAGCCAACCGTCGCCGATCCGTTTGTTTGTACGCGGTGATGCCTATCAATTTCTAAGAGTCACCTTGCCCCTGCCGGTCAATCTAGGTTCTGGGGGCGATCGCATCTTTGAAGAAGTGACCCTGTTTCCAGGCATTCCGGGCGATCGCCATCTCTTTGGCACCGTGGGCGAAGGACGGCTGAACCTCCTAGGCACCGATGAACAAGCTCGGGATCAGTTAAGTCGGCTCATCCACGGCGGCCGTATTAGCCTCAGTATTGGCCTAATTGGGATTGCCATTTCCTTCCCGCTGGGGATGCTGGTCGGCGGCATTTCCGGCTATTTTGGCGGCATGGTCGATGCGACCCTCATGCGTCTAGTGGAGGTGTTGATGACCATTCCCACCATTTACCTCTTGGTGGCCCTGGCGGCGGTGCTGCCGGTGGGGCTCAGCAGTTCCCAGCGTTTCATGCTGATTATTTTGATTACCTCCTTCGTCAGTTGGTCAGGTCTGGCGCGGGTGATTCGTGGACAGGTCTTGTCCATTAAGGAACGAGAATTTGTGCAGGCGGCCCAGGCCATGGGAGCCAAACCGCTATACATCATCGTCCGCCACGTCTTGCCCCAGACCGCAACCTACGTGATCATTGCCGCCACGCTGTCCATTCCCAGCTTCATCATTGCCGAGGCGGTGCTCAGCCTCATTGGCCTGGGTATTCAACAGCCCGATCCTTCCTGGGGCAATATGCTCTCCCTAGCCACCAATGCATCGGTGCTGGTGCTGCAGCCTTGGCTGGTTTGGTCGCCTGCGGTGCTGATTGTGCTGACGGTGCTGTCGTTCAACCTGCTGGGCGATGGGCTGCGGGATGCCCTCGATCCTCGCAGCCTCCAGCGCCGCTAA
- a CDS encoding DUF1823 family protein: protein MDNLPPLTTETFWAILNDDLDDDTVHRLVWHYLGYRQTEDGWDLSQVSPDWQERYPTPPAFIESRPATVQLTRSIPKPHKQLLKEHLGFQGYSINELIPRKTRRATMVNWLLSYAADHGLT from the coding sequence ATGGATAACCTGCCTCCCTTAACCACCGAGACCTTCTGGGCCATTCTCAACGACGACCTCGATGACGACACCGTCCATCGCTTAGTCTGGCACTACCTCGGCTATCGGCAGACCGAGGATGGCTGGGATCTCAGCCAAGTGTCGCCCGACTGGCAAGAACGCTACCCCACCCCCCCCGCCTTCATCGAAAGCCGTCCTGCCACCGTGCAGCTCACCCGCTCCATTCCCAAGCCACATAAGCAACTGTTGAAAGAGCACCTCGGCTTCCAGGGCTATTCCATCAATGAACTCATCCCCCGCAAAACCCGTCGAGCTACCATGGTGAACTGGCTGCTGAGCTATGCCGCTGACCATGGACTGACGTGA
- a CDS encoding glutathione S-transferase family protein: MLLLQFSTSHYCRKARLALGYKQIDYRVENLTPGIHALRLKPLTGLTTVPTLIPSEGAIALGDSTQILHFLDQHQPAPSLSLEDPTQAADIWLLEDWLDESIGTATRFVYYDYRAGEGKAIDPSWMSQAVIRIVRSQYGMTPAKVAQARLRLDTGLEILHHRWQTPFLVGDRLTAADIAAAALLSPLALIPTYRQAHGWLFDRITEIHHQCQEPLPPGLT, from the coding sequence ATGCTGCTGCTTCAGTTTAGCACCTCCCACTATTGCCGCAAAGCCCGGCTGGCCCTAGGTTATAAACAGATCGACTACCGCGTAGAAAATCTCACCCCCGGCATTCACGCCCTGCGGCTGAAACCGCTCACGGGGCTGACTACCGTACCTACCCTAATTCCCTCCGAGGGAGCGATCGCCCTTGGTGATTCCACCCAAATCCTGCACTTTCTAGACCAGCATCAGCCCGCCCCTAGCCTATCCCTAGAAGATCCCACCCAAGCCGCCGACATTTGGCTCCTGGAAGACTGGCTCGACGAAAGCATCGGCACCGCCACCCGCTTTGTGTACTACGACTATCGCGCCGGAGAAGGCAAGGCCATCGATCCCTCCTGGATGAGCCAAGCCGTGATCCGCATCGTGCGATCGCAATATGGCATGACTCCCGCCAAAGTAGCCCAGGCCCGCCTGCGGTTAGATACAGGGCTGGAGATCCTGCACCACCGCTGGCAGACTCCTTTCCTCGTGGGCGATCGCCTCACTGCTGCCGATATTGCCGCCGCCGCCCTCCTCAGCCCCCTAGCCTTGATTCCCACCTATCGCCAAGCCCACGGCTGGCTATTTGACCGGATCACCGAGATCCATCACCAATGCCAAGAACCCCTGCCGCCAGGATTAACGTGA
- a CDS encoding PhoH family protein, which yields MKKVFVLDTNVLLHDPSAMLRFEDNDVVLPITIIEELDRFKKQPEMTGRNARQVSRNLDALRQQGHLTDGIPLENGGHLRVALCHRETLEALPPELEGDQADNAILAVALELKRQCDCPVILVSKDTNLRIKADALDLRSEDYETDKVDVDDLYTGMVDVMVSAEVIDQLYREGAIALDAKLLPNQAITLVDETNPSHTALGLVDGLTGQITPLPKFPYTGISRIQARNREQKFAFELLLRDSVPLVTLVGKAGTGKTLLAIAAGLHKVADERLYSRLLISRPIVPMGKDLGYLPGDVNEKLTPWMRPLYDNFDLIFGNPSSVDKPGHWRHGYEELSDRGLLQIEALAYIRGRSIPQQYFIIDEAQNLTPHEVKTILTRAGEGTKIVLTGDIDQIDNPYVDAASNGLTYVVERFKNNPLAGHITLYKGERSKLAEEASILL from the coding sequence ATGAAAAAAGTCTTTGTTCTCGACACCAATGTATTGCTCCATGATCCAAGTGCGATGCTGAGGTTTGAGGATAATGACGTGGTCTTACCGATCACCATCATTGAAGAGCTGGATCGCTTCAAGAAACAGCCAGAAATGACCGGGCGCAATGCCCGCCAAGTGTCTCGTAACCTCGACGCCCTGCGCCAGCAAGGCCATTTAACGGACGGCATTCCCCTAGAGAATGGCGGCCATTTGCGTGTGGCCCTATGCCATCGAGAAACCTTGGAGGCCCTACCGCCCGAGTTGGAAGGCGATCAGGCGGATAATGCCATCTTAGCCGTGGCCCTAGAACTTAAGCGCCAATGTGATTGCCCCGTCATTCTGGTGAGTAAAGATACCAATCTACGCATTAAGGCCGATGCCCTAGATCTGCGATCGGAAGACTACGAAACCGATAAGGTAGACGTTGACGATCTCTACACCGGCATGGTGGATGTGATGGTGTCTGCTGAGGTGATCGACCAACTCTATCGCGAAGGAGCGATCGCCCTTGATGCCAAGCTATTGCCCAACCAAGCCATTACCTTAGTCGATGAAACCAATCCCTCCCACACGGCCCTGGGTCTCGTCGATGGGTTGACCGGTCAGATTACTCCCCTGCCCAAATTTCCCTACACGGGCATTTCGCGCATCCAGGCCCGCAACCGCGAACAAAAGTTTGCCTTCGAGCTACTGCTGCGAGATTCGGTTCCCTTGGTGACCCTAGTGGGCAAAGCTGGCACCGGCAAAACCCTCTTGGCGATCGCTGCCGGTCTACATAAAGTGGCCGATGAACGCCTCTACAGCCGCCTCTTGATTTCCCGCCCCATCGTCCCCATGGGTAAAGACTTGGGCTATCTACCGGGCGATGTCAACGAAAAACTCACCCCTTGGATGCGTCCCCTCTACGATAATTTTGACCTGATTTTTGGCAACCCCAGCTCCGTGGATAAACCCGGCCATTGGCGGCATGGCTATGAAGAACTCAGCGATCGCGGCCTCTTGCAAATTGAAGCCCTAGCCTACATTCGCGGACGCAGCATCCCCCAGCAATACTTCATCATCGACGAAGCCCAGAACCTCACGCCCCACGAAGTGAAAACCATCCTGACGCGGGCAGGTGAGGGCACCAAAATTGTGCTCACCGGCGACATTGACCAGATCGACAATCCCTACGTAGACGCGGCGAGTAACGGTCTAACCTATGTGGTAGAACGGTTCAAAAATAATCCCCTAGCCGGCCACATTACCCTGTATAAAGGCGAGCGATCGAAGCTAGCCGAAGAAGCCTCGATTTTGCTTTAG